A genomic segment from Methanolobus zinderi encodes:
- a CDS encoding S-layer protein domain-containing protein, with amino-acid sequence MKRLTATLMAALMVLTVFAGVASAADTVEVRGPVYNGSSVSDIVDSYSGSSNYIEMNATNFAGFYYDLDDGLESEYLRIYNKGKEGIGENLSGDKIPEGALVYYSVINETDFEITYNNNDTDGDPIRSQYPVIGFFAEEYVPLKNTTPDKLAKLLLDNDDKYTLRTGSALELPNGYELTAKQIDVEGDKVWMELSKDGEFIEDQVVDLTGTTGSATWSYEEDVAGEDDVEVFRVRVTDVFQGQVDSLAVIEGVWMIDYMNVVEIDDDDTFGELEVQTTGKLSEFNNAYGIKMWNDNSMTLDEDDTEKIAEGLAFKTADVESGDVMRFYLMKEYTEPGTYEIRGQVFEDEPGSWTYANFAGFYYDLDDNLTSESLIITTSAPFNLQSSKIDKDELVYYANITETGFEIEYNEVDTDGDPIRDKYPVIGLFAEAYVPLKNDTPDLLAKLILDNDDKYTLRTGSALELPNGYELTAKQIDVEGDKVWMELSKDGEFIEDQVVDLTGTTGSATWSYEEDVAGEDDVEVFRVRVTDVFQGQVDSLAVIEGVWMIDYMNVVEIDDDDTFGELEVQTTGKLGNDAAGNPVYGIKMTNDNSITLDEDDTEEIAEGLAFKTADVESGNDTLRYYLYKEVTIEGEETTQPDEEEDMDEEEQVTDNETEGNDTVETPVDETPDETEEPPVEDEGNETTDEEPVPGFEAVFAVAGLLAVAYLVRRN; translated from the coding sequence ATGAAAAGACTAACAGCAACTTTAATGGCTGCCCTTATGGTCTTGACAGTATTTGCTGGCGTAGCAAGCGCTGCAGATACTGTGGAGGTCAGGGGACCAGTCTATAACGGTTCTAGTGTGTCAGATATAGTAGACAGCTATAGCGGATCATCAAATTACATTGAAATGAATGCAACGAATTTTGCAGGATTCTACTACGATCTTGATGACGGACTCGAATCCGAATATCTCAGGATATACAATAAAGGAAAGGAAGGTATAGGCGAAAATTTGAGCGGTGACAAGATACCAGAAGGTGCCCTTGTCTATTATTCCGTTATCAACGAAACCGACTTTGAGATCACATACAATAACAATGATACAGATGGGGACCCAATCCGCAGCCAGTATCCAGTTATTGGTTTCTTTGCCGAGGAATATGTTCCACTCAAGAACACCACACCTGACAAGCTTGCAAAACTGCTTCTTGACAACGATGACAAGTACACACTCAGGACCGGTTCAGCACTCGAGCTTCCAAACGGCTATGAACTGACCGCAAAGCAGATCGATGTCGAGGGTGACAAGGTCTGGATGGAGCTTAGCAAGGATGGAGAGTTTATAGAGGATCAGGTAGTTGATCTTACAGGAACTACAGGCTCTGCAACCTGGAGCTATGAAGAAGACGTTGCCGGTGAGGATGATGTTGAAGTTTTCAGAGTACGCGTCACTGATGTCTTCCAGGGCCAGGTCGACAGCCTCGCTGTAATTGAGGGTGTCTGGATGATTGACTATATGAATGTTGTTGAAATCGATGATGACGACACATTTGGCGAGCTCGAAGTTCAGACAACAGGTAAACTCAGCGAATTCAATAATGCATATGGTATCAAGATGTGGAATGATAATTCCATGACCCTTGATGAAGATGATACAGAGAAAATCGCTGAAGGTCTTGCCTTCAAGACGGCTGATGTTGAATCTGGCGATGTCATGAGATTCTACCTCATGAAAGAATACACAGAACCAGGTACATATGAAATCAGAGGACAGGTCTTTGAAGATGAGCCAGGATCCTGGACTTATGCAAACTTTGCTGGATTCTACTATGACCTTGATGACAATCTTACAAGTGAATCTTTGATCATAACCACATCAGCTCCTTTCAACCTACAGAGTTCAAAAATTGATAAAGACGAGTTGGTTTACTATGCCAACATCACAGAAACCGGCTTTGAGATCGAGTACAATGAAGTAGATACAGATGGGGACCCAATCCGCGACAAGTATCCAGTTATTGGTCTCTTTGCCGAAGCATATGTTCCACTCAAGAACGACACGCCTGACCTACTCGCCAAACTTATCCTGGACAATGATGACAAGTATACACTCAGGACCGGTTCAGCACTCGAGCTTCCAAACGGCTATGAACTGACCGCAAAGCAGATCGATGTCGAGGGTGACAAGGTCTGGATGGAGCTTAGCAAGGATGGAGAGTTTATAGAGGATCAGGTAGTTGATCTTACAGGAACTACAGGCTCTGCAACCTGGAGCTATGAAGAAGACGTTGCCGGTGAGGATGATGTTGAAGTTTTCAGAGTACGCGTCACTGATGTCTTCCAGGGCCAGGTCGACAGCCTCGCTGTAATTGAGGGTGTCTGGATGATTGACTATATGAATGTTGTTGAAATCGATGATGACGACACATTTGGCGAACTCGAAGTTCAGACAACAGGTAAACTCGGTAATGACGCTGCTGGAAATCCTGTTTATGGAATTAAGATGACTAATGATAATTCCATAACCCTTGATGAAGATGACACCGAGGAAATCGCTGAAGGTCTTGCCTTCAAGACGGCTGATGTTGAATCTGGCAATGACACACTGAGGTACTATCTGTACAAGGAAGTCACCATCGAAGGCGAGGAAACAACCCAGCCTGATGAAGAAGAAGATATGGACGAAGAAGAGCAGGTAACTGACAACGAAACAGAAGGTAACGATACCGTTGAAACTCCAGTAGATGAGACTCCAGATGAAACTGAAGAGCCACCTGTGGAGGATGAAGGTAACGAGACAACTGATGAAGAACCAGTTCCTGGATTTGAAGCAGTCTTCGCAGTTGCAGGTCTTCTTGCAGTCGCATACCTTGTCAGAAGGAACTAA
- a CDS encoding ribonuclease P protein component 4 gives MAKRKHKKKAVAKEIALERIKYLFELADREYPTDPDRSDRYVSLARRIGMRYRVSVPPELKKRMCKSCSSFLTPGSNCRVRLKGGLLIVTCQKCGNIQRYLFSKKKKP, from the coding sequence ATGGCAAAACGCAAACATAAAAAAAAGGCGGTTGCAAAGGAAATTGCCCTTGAACGTATAAAATATCTGTTCGAACTGGCCGACAGGGAATATCCTACAGATCCTGATCGTAGTGACAGGTATGTCTCCCTTGCAAGAAGAATTGGTATGCGCTATCGTGTAAGTGTTCCTCCTGAGCTGAAAAAAAGGATGTGCAAGAGCTGTAGTTCTTTTCTCACACCGGGGAGTAACTGCAGGGTACGCCTGAAAGGCGGCCTATTGATAGTTACATGTCAGAAATGTGGGAATATACAGCGTTATCTGTTTTCAAAGAAAAAGAAACCTTAG
- a CDS encoding transcriptional regulator: MEDLIGFVSGNKNRQKLLALLGSKHSLDADKMAKNMRVASPSVNKIIGELLERNLIKRDNGSYSLTELGESVEKRIQSI; encoded by the coding sequence ATGGAAGACCTAATAGGATTTGTAAGTGGTAATAAAAATCGTCAGAAACTGCTGGCTCTGCTGGGGTCAAAACACAGCCTTGATGCTGATAAAATGGCAAAGAATATGAGAGTGGCTTCACCCTCAGTGAATAAGATCATCGGGGAGCTGCTTGAAAGGAATCTTATAAAGCGGGATAATGGCTCTTATAGTCTGACAGAACTCGGGGAATCTGTGGAGAAAAGGATACAGAGTATCTGA
- a CDS encoding MBL fold metallo-hydrolase produces MGSITIDNVLIEWLGYAGFMIKAEELVVHIDPYLLPDVFSPEDMADILLITHEHEGHCNPDSIRKVRKPRATTLIPENMSLQFRGDARRVEEGDSLTGDLNIKGVGIEVVPAYNVGSDYHSRADGVGYVVEIGGLKIYHAGDTGLIPEMNGISCDIALLPIGGTSTMDEEQAADAVAILSPKTVIPMHYGADGISANPEKFSAMVKERSPGTDVAIL; encoded by the coding sequence GTGGGCAGTATTACAATAGACAATGTGCTTATAGAGTGGCTTGGATATGCAGGTTTTATGATCAAAGCGGAAGAGCTGGTGGTACATATCGACCCTTATCTATTACCGGACGTTTTTTCTCCTGAAGACATGGCGGATATACTCCTGATAACTCATGAACATGAAGGCCACTGTAATCCCGATTCTATCAGAAAGGTCCGCAAACCCCGTGCAACCACTCTTATTCCTGAGAATATGAGTCTGCAGTTCAGGGGCGATGCCAGAAGGGTCGAAGAAGGCGATTCCCTCACAGGTGATCTAAATATTAAAGGTGTGGGTATAGAAGTGGTTCCCGCTTATAATGTCGGATCTGATTATCATTCACGGGCTGACGGGGTTGGATATGTTGTCGAAATCGGAGGTCTGAAGATCTATCATGCGGGTGATACGGGCCTGATTCCTGAGATGAATGGCATATCCTGCGATATTGCACTGCTTCCCATAGGTGGTACTTCAACGATGGATGAAGAACAGGCAGCAGATGCGGTGGCAATCCTTTCACCAAAGACCGTGATACCCATGCATTATGGCGCAGATGGTATATCTGCGAATCCAGAAAAATTCAGTGCAATGGTAAAGGAAAGATCACCTGGGACTGATGTTGCAATACTTTGA
- a CDS encoding ATPase domain-containing protein encodes MEELKNISCGIESLDDLLGGFKSPATLLIAGTTGVGKTIMSLQMLSEASRQGEKALYIPITTSKTNKLKMYHSTLDFFDDSFEVHAINRQLSEKDPLTTLIDIGNVIESVKPDRLVIDPITPLGFGFVEQERRRFFYTLDSMLQERNMLTLLVGELVKSELHQSVVSHLSDGIIYMSRGENDSRADHYLEFIKMRGIDPGKRSEITSCKYLYDITSGGFTVYPPIKPEDDFRLEDTRVEAGIPGLDDMLGGGLLKYSSTLIAGRPGTGKKIFGLQFIYHGLENGEPGLIITFEDSPHQLLMDAKRLGWDLETHVNSGMLQFICTNPGNIYPAEHSTRIKNTLENMSSKRVFFDGINNLEMSISDNLKLRAYIHSLTSHLKSRNITSLFTTEVSPSEGPGEEKIDVAFLMDSVVVLHNSRAKNRRYMCIVKSRGTKHKRSVKEYAITEDGIKMRTDTLI; translated from the coding sequence ATGGAAGAACTTAAGAACATATCCTGTGGGATCGAGAGCCTCGATGATCTACTAGGAGGCTTCAAATCACCTGCAACCCTGCTGATAGCCGGTACAACAGGAGTTGGAAAGACCATAATGTCCCTCCAGATGCTCTCGGAAGCATCCAGGCAGGGCGAGAAGGCCCTTTACATCCCTATAACCACATCCAAAACGAATAAGCTGAAGATGTATCATTCCACCCTTGACTTTTTTGATGATTCTTTTGAAGTACATGCAATAAACCGACAGCTATCGGAAAAGGATCCGCTTACAACACTTATCGACATCGGCAATGTGATCGAATCCGTCAAACCTGACAGGCTTGTGATAGACCCCATAACACCCCTGGGATTCGGATTTGTTGAACAGGAAAGGAGACGCTTTTTCTACACACTTGACTCCATGCTCCAGGAGAGGAACATGCTCACCTTACTCGTTGGTGAGCTTGTAAAGTCAGAGCTGCACCAGTCAGTCGTAAGCCATCTCTCGGACGGGATAATCTACATGTCAAGGGGAGAGAACGACTCAAGGGCGGACCATTACCTGGAATTTATCAAGATGCGAGGCATAGATCCCGGAAAACGTTCTGAGATCACTTCTTGCAAATACCTGTATGATATAACATCAGGCGGATTCACAGTATACCCACCCATTAAACCGGAAGACGATTTCAGGCTTGAAGATACACGTGTTGAAGCAGGGATACCGGGCCTTGATGATATGCTAGGCGGCGGACTCCTCAAATACAGCAGTACACTGATAGCAGGAAGACCCGGTACCGGAAAAAAGATTTTCGGACTTCAATTCATATACCACGGGCTTGAAAATGGCGAGCCGGGACTTATTATCACTTTTGAAGACTCACCCCATCAGTTGCTCATGGATGCGAAAAGGCTCGGATGGGACCTTGAAACGCATGTTAACAGCGGCATGTTACAATTCATCTGCACCAACCCCGGGAATATATACCCTGCGGAGCATTCAACCCGTATCAAGAATACCCTTGAAAATATGAGCAGCAAGAGGGTTTTCTTTGACGGGATCAACAATCTGGAGATGTCTATATCCGATAACCTGAAACTGAGAGCATACATACATTCGCTTACAAGCCATCTCAAAAGCAGGAACATAACTTCACTTTTCACAACCGAGGTAAGCCCTTCTGAGGGACCCGGCGAGGAAAAGATAGATGTTGCCTTTTTGATGGATTCGGTTGTGGTTCTCCATAACTCAAGGGCAAAGAACCGCAGATATATGTGCATTGTAAAATCAAGGGGTACAAAACATAAAAGATCAGTAAAGGAGTACGCCATCACAGAAGATGGAATTAAGATGCGTACTGATACCCTGATCTAG
- a CDS encoding ATPase domain-containing protein, whose protein sequence is MFDGAVSEEISMDDETNRVKTGIPGFDELCGGGLIRDRTYLISGTSGAGKTNFSIQFIYNGITKYGENGIIVATEERPEQIRENVLKFGWDLQALEDENKLVIIDACSTKIGIPSQEKYVDVRPFDIRSMMDQIIATQEEINAKRALVDSTTSVSFYLQDPAKIRIELLKLSTTLEVIGLTSMMTCELIDESKPSRFGVENFVTDGTIVLYYKRHENVRMRSMEIYKMRGSDHSKKIHPYDITPGGFVIHPHEEVYSMF, encoded by the coding sequence ATGTTCGATGGTGCAGTTTCTGAAGAGATATCAATGGATGATGAAACAAATCGTGTCAAGACAGGCATTCCGGGTTTTGACGAATTATGCGGTGGTGGCCTTATCCGTGACAGGACCTACCTGATATCAGGTACTTCTGGTGCAGGTAAAACTAATTTTTCCATCCAATTCATTTACAACGGGATAACGAAATACGGGGAAAACGGAATAATTGTCGCAACCGAGGAAAGGCCCGAGCAGATAAGAGAAAACGTTCTCAAGTTTGGATGGGATCTACAGGCACTTGAAGACGAGAATAAGCTTGTTATCATTGATGCATGTTCCACCAAGATTGGAATACCGTCACAGGAAAAATATGTAGATGTAAGACCTTTTGATATCAGATCCATGATGGATCAGATTATTGCTACGCAAGAAGAGATCAATGCAAAGCGTGCACTTGTCGACTCTACAACATCCGTGAGTTTCTACCTTCAGGACCCTGCCAAAATTAGAATAGAACTCCTGAAACTTAGCACCACGCTGGAAGTCATAGGTCTGACCTCCATGATGACATGTGAGCTTATTGACGAATCAAAACCTTCAAGATTCGGTGTTGAAAACTTCGTCACTGACGGTACTATAGTATTATACTACAAAAGGCACGAGAATGTCCGTATGAGAAGCATGGAGATCTATAAGATGAGAGGGTCCGACCACAGCAAGAAGATCCATCCCTATGATATCACACCAGGCGGCTTTGTGATACATCCACATGAAGAAGTATATTCAATGTTCTGA